TTAGGTGATCATGGTAGCCTTGTTTTCTTTAGTGTTAAAAAAAGTACTAGGCTGCAGTTTTTTAGTGTGTCATCTTTATATGTGTCTTTCGAGTGAACAAACTATGCTAAAGGTAGATCAAGACTTTCATCTGAAGTGGAATTCTATCTTGGGTCTGATCTTTTGAATGAAAAGTTTTAGTTAGAAATACACTGCTTTCTATTTGAAGGGGTGTATAGCTGTGTTGTATGACGTTGTTAGTTTTTGATGTACAAAAATTTGGTAGGTATTCTAGCCTGATGATTGTTGGGACTTTATAGTTATTGAATGGATTTGGTAGCAACAAGGTGCCAGGCACAATTTACTGGTTATGACAAGACTATAGTTGTGTTATTGTGATATTCAATTTATAGAATTGACTATGTTCTATTTTTGCTTCAGGTAAACCAAGGTTTTGCCCATGGCTCGTATTAAGCAGACTGCTTGTAAGTCCACTGGAGGAAAGGCTTCTAGGAAGCAGCTAGCCACCAAGGTTTGTGACTGCAATATTGATAGTTTACCTATGCCATGTCTTTATTTATGGTTTAGGTAAATTGAACTGGGTATAATTTGAACCTCAACCTTCATTGCCAGCTTATGACCAGATATCCTACTGATGTATATGGACTATCATGGTATTATTGTTAATTTGACCATGTGCTCTACTTTGCTTTTTGACAGGCTGCCCGTAAGTCTGCTCCCACAACTGGAGGAGTGAAGAAGCCTCACCGTTACCGCCCTGGAACTGTTGCTCTTCGGTGTGTAAAATCTTCCAACCTATTCTAGCATGTGTTATAGTTTTGTTTTGAAGTATTCTCAAATGAGTAAATTTTGTGCTTGACTTTGCAGTGTGATCCGCAAGTACCAGAAGAGCACGGAGCTGCTCATCAGGAAGCTTCCATTCCAGAGGCTTGATAGGGAGATTGCCGAGGACTTCAAGGTGATCAATCAACTTGTGCACTACATTGTGATGCTCTTGTTGTGTCAACTCTTATAGTATGATGAATCAAGTAAACTAAAAGCACCATCCTGTTCTGTCTGTGCAGACTGACCTCCGCTTCCAGAGCCATGCGGTGCTGGCCCTTCAGGAGGCTGCAGAGGCCTACCTGGTGGGTCTCTTCGAGGATCCGTGGCGAGAGAGCTTAAGGTGCTTGCTTTGCCCGTGGGAATGTCTCTGGCGGGCATCTGTGCCTGCTTTTGCTGCTGTTTTTAGTGATTGTTTGGAACTGCTAGCTctaatttaacttacttctcgctCCCCTGTTTCTGCTGTCAGTATTCCCATGGGAATTTAGGTAACTATAGTAATACTGTACAAGAAACATCATTGCATTACAAGTTGGGTTTGAATCTACTTGTGAGCAACTGGGTGTGCCCATTCTAGAAATATGATATGTAGATTTGCTTCACAGAACTGATGATGATGCACGTATTTGGAACAGTCCAGTCCATTCTCACAACCAATTAAGTCTAGAGCTCACACCTCTCTGTTGATGATGCACGTACATTCCAGTTAAAGAATAACACAGGATTAATTGATTCTTGGGCTCTTCTAGCCGTGCTTCTTACTCTAGGTTCCAAGTAGAGATTCCTATATACGTATACTTGCTTTGCTGCCGATTCCTGACTCTGTCTGTCTGTTTTGGAACTGTAAAATACAGTGATGCCAAACATCGCCTCTGCTTCAACTGATTAATTTTCTGCGTGCTAAATAGAGCCTGTGATGTTATCAGAATACTTGCTACTCTTAATGGGTTTATCCCACTTGATGATCTTAACCACCAAGATCTCCGAGGCTCTTATTTCTAGTCTAATGTTATCAGTACAGTACATCCACTGTTTGCATGATAGATACATATATGTGACATCAATTTGTCGTTGGATATTGCTGGAAACTAGCCATGTCACATCAATTTCTTGGTTGTCTAGTTTGTTATGTCACATCAATTATATGCTTTTTCTGAGATTGTGTTTTAGCTACTGCCACTTTGAGCTGTTGTAGATTTTAGTTATCAATTACAACAAAGCATTCGTACATTCCAGACTTGATCTTACTACTAAATAGCACcccctgttgttgttgttgttattcacCCTATCCTTGTTGTTCTGTTTTCTTGTTGGCAGATATTTTGAGTAAATTCAAGACGAAAGATGTTCAAAGAAGCTCCAAGACATTCTTATATAGCAAGTTATGTAATAATAGATGGGTTATCTGGGAATTTAATGTATCTTCTCTCTGTTTGTGAATGAAATAGTAATTATGTATGTGATTTAATGTATCTTATCTCTGTGAATTTCATGTATGTTTCAGAATTACAATTCCTGTTTCATATGAAATAGtaattatgtatgtgatttgaaaatGTGTGCAATGAAAACATGACTCATACTACCCACTTATCAAAATAATTTGAGCACATTTGAAAtttctgacgtgtgggaccagtgTATGATATTATGATATTTGGGACAAATGTAAAACAGTggaaaataaaatagcaaaaagtaAAAGATCATACGCTGTAAAAGGCCGCATCtagaaataaaaaggccaaattgttgggctaggcccatgtagctagagaaaattaataaagaaaatatacagtaaaatggccgaattgttgggctaggcccatgtagaaaaccgaattggaccgggttgaatcttgtgccacatcagcttgccacgctggatgcctacgtggcctggggaggttgctagtgaccaaaacgccacagtagacgtattttggtcataaacatcTTCGACCATTCCATAAGAAAGGTCGCTAatgtcagtttatgacggccagcttttgaccttatgtttttggtcacaaatgaaaatttgtgaccattcagtgaccaatagtggtggtcacaagttgacatatttcttgtagtgcattctggggcaacacttgcagttgcatgcctagtgtccgACATGCAACTACCTCACTCCGCCCACACACACTCTCCC
The Triticum aestivum cultivar Chinese Spring unplaced genomic scaffold, IWGSC CS RefSeq v2.1 scaffold201766, whole genome shotgun sequence DNA segment above includes these coding regions:
- the LOC123176927 gene encoding histone H3.3-like, which encodes MLKVLPMARIKQTACKSTGGKASRKQLATKAARKSAPTTGGVKKPHRYRPGTVALRVIRKYQKSTELLIRKLPFQRLDREIAEDFKTDLRFQSHAVLALQEAAEAYLVGLFEDPWRESLRACDVIRILATLNGFIPLDDLNHQDLRGSYF